Proteins encoded within one genomic window of Thermococcus sp. 21S7:
- a CDS encoding chemotaxis protein CheD: MEEIKVGIGDYAAKRRTGLISTYGLGSCVGITLYDPVAKVGGLLHALLPEASYYGNRGNPAKYVDTGLQLLIKDIRKLGGNPRRLEAKLFGGAHMFTNVTSEKLQIGQRNVEVAKRELKKLGIRLKAEDTGGKGGRTIYLDVSNGKVRMRKVSGGQVVEKIY, translated from the coding sequence ATGGAGGAAATAAAGGTGGGGATAGGGGACTACGCAGCCAAGAGGAGAACCGGCCTAATCAGCACATACGGGTTAGGTAGCTGTGTAGGTATAACCCTCTACGACCCCGTGGCCAAGGTTGGCGGGCTACTCCACGCTCTGCTTCCCGAGGCATCCTACTACGGAAACCGGGGAAACCCCGCGAAGTACGTGGACACCGGGCTCCAACTGCTGATTAAAGATATCAGAAAGCTCGGCGGAAACCCTAGGAGGCTTGAGGCAAAGCTATTCGGAGGTGCCCATATGTTCACCAACGTGACGAGCGAAAAGCTGCAGATAGGTCAGAGAAACGTTGAGGTTGCAAAGAGGGAGCTCAAAAAACTGGGCATCCGGCTGAAAGCGGAGGATACGGGGGGAAAGGGAGGGAGGACGATATACCTCGACGTGTCGAATGGGAAGGTTAGGATGAGGAAGGTCTCAGGCGGACAGGTTGTCGAAAAGATATACTAA
- a CDS encoding chemotaxis protein CheC has translation MSGHKSWSSEWYQDIFREASNIAMSHALTALSNMIGEIEMEPPAVEVIARANFLHTLAKNGIKNSFVVMFDITEGLSGVAILQFPQRSVKALVSMLVGMDPGDELDEMGKSAVMEIGNIMISVYTDILAKLIGEPVSLSPPKPAESLYDVEKELSRQDLRDVDEVIMFKTRFYQKDTDVESLFYLVPTTEAFDTLVSKLEAQIENVEVQPIQEPSDSGEKGS, from the coding sequence ATGAGTGGGCACAAAAGCTGGTCTTCGGAGTGGTATCAGGACATATTTCGGGAGGCCTCCAATATAGCCATGAGTCATGCCCTGACGGCCCTCTCCAACATGATTGGAGAGATTGAAATGGAGCCCCCTGCGGTGGAGGTCATCGCCCGGGCGAACTTCCTGCACACCCTCGCCAAGAACGGAATCAAGAACAGCTTTGTCGTGATGTTCGACATAACCGAGGGTCTCAGCGGCGTTGCCATCCTCCAGTTCCCTCAGAGAAGTGTTAAGGCGCTCGTATCGATGCTGGTGGGTATGGACCCCGGAGACGAACTGGACGAGATGGGAAAATCTGCGGTAATGGAAATCGGGAACATCATGATATCGGTTTATACGGACATCCTGGCAAAGCTTATAGGGGAACCAGTATCACTGAGCCCTCCGAAGCCTGCGGAAAGTCTGTACGATGTGGAAAAAGAGCTGTCCAGGCAGGATCTGCGGGATGTTGATGAGGTGATAATGTTCAAAACCAGGTTCTACCAGAAGGACACCGATGTCGAGAGTCTGTTCTACCTGGTCCCAACAACGGAAGCTTTTGACACCCTAGTGAGCAAACTTGAGGCTCAGATAGAAAACGTTGAGGTTCAGCCGATTCAGGAACCGTCGGATAGCGGGGAAAAGGGAAGCTAA